A genomic region of Cannabis sativa cultivar Pink pepper isolate KNU-18-1 chromosome 1, ASM2916894v1, whole genome shotgun sequence contains the following coding sequences:
- the LOC115705166 gene encoding protein OXIDATIVE STRESS 3, translating into MNKEAEKIISENQRVDNKLLLAQNDRWVMNMESCNNNNKDINIESRSIDSSLDSIESSSSSELVEDASSSSSSKSSSSTSISSFSSSNNGPLYELSELMVHLPIRRGLSKYYQGKSQSFTSLANAVNVEDLPKKVSPYRRKMMMKSCKSYGGGLDSKLHYPKGLISKKSTARGSLLFSRHL; encoded by the exons ATGAACAAAGAAGCAGAGAAAATCATTTCAGAAAATCAAAGAGttgataataaattattattagctCAAAACGACAGGTGGGTTATGAACATGGAAAgctgtaataataataataaggataTTAATATTGAGTCAAGATCTATAGATTCATCACTAGACTCCATTGAATCATCATCTTCCTCAGAGTTAGTAGAGgatgcttcttcttcttcttcttctaaatcAAGTTCATCAACATCAATATCatcattttcttcttcaaataatGGTCCACTATACGAATTATCCGAGCTCATGGTCCATCTTCCTATcag AAGAGGATTGTCTAAGTATTATCAAGGGAAATCTCAGTCTTTCACATCTTTAGCAAATGCTGTAAATGTTGAAGATCTTCCCAAAAAGGTTTCACCTTACagaagaaaaatgatgatgaagtCATGCAAGAGCTATGGAGGGGGATTAGATAGCAAATTACACTATCCCAAGGGTCTCATATCAAAGAAATCAACAGCAAGAGGATCTTTATTATTTTCTAGGCACCTTTAG